From Nicotiana tabacum cultivar K326 chromosome 15, ASM71507v2, whole genome shotgun sequence, the proteins below share one genomic window:
- the LOC107821501 gene encoding LOB domain-containing protein 7-like, translating into MENADPLISTEKCAACTHLRKKCDANCQLAPYFPSNKTEDFQNVYRLFGISNIINMLNSVDDEQKGKMAENLILEAKIRKENPVYGCLAIERKLRLAIEETEKELEIVQKQNAFCKEMAKSQMQK; encoded by the coding sequence ATGGAGAATGCAGATCCGCTCATATCTACTGAGAAATGTGCAGCCTGTACGCACCTACGGAAAAAATGTGATGCAAATTGCCAATTAGCTCCCTATTTTCCTTCCAATAAAACTGAAGATTTCCAAAATGTTTATCGACTTTTCGGCATAAGCAACATCATAAATATGCTTAATTCTGTTGATGATGAGCAAAAAGGGAAAATGGCAGAAAACTTAATTTTAGAGGCTAAGATTAGGAAAGAAAACCCTGTGTATGGTTGCCTTGCTATTGAAAGAAAACTGAGGTTAGCAATTGAAGAAACTGAGAAGGAACTTGAAATAGTACAGAAACAAAATGCTTTTTGCAAAGAAATGGCCAAATCTCAAATGCAAAAATAG